A stretch of the Fusobacterium varium genome encodes the following:
- a CDS encoding putative DNA-binding protein yields the protein MNKRELAKVYSEVSKGEISARKALKEIEVFLETMQEALQKSHSLIFINIGIFEVKERKPRVIANPVTKEPMKIYPRKTVKFRVSKKIER from the coding sequence ATGAATAAGAGAGAATTAGCAAAAGTATACAGTGAAGTGAGTAAAGGAGAAATATCAGCAAGAAAAGCGCTGAAAGAAATAGAAGTATTTCTTGAAACAATGCAGGAGGCTTTGCAGAAAAGTCATTCATTAATATTTATAAATATAGGAATATTTGAAGTGAAGGAAAGAAAACCAAGAGTAATAGCCAATCCAGTAACTAAAGAACCTATGAAGATTTATCCAAGAAAGACTGTGAAGTTTAGAGTATCTAAAAAAATAGAGAGATAA
- a CDS encoding putative DNA-binding protein has product MKENDFIKLYRNNRGLKNQKEAKEKIDAFWNTLFKAVETGEKVIFKGWGKFEKKDMKSRKIKIPKKDQLICTQPKSIIKFRAGKVFRKRLVGAYE; this is encoded by the coding sequence ATGAAGGAAAATGATTTTATAAAATTATATCGAAACAACAGAGGTTTAAAAAATCAAAAAGAAGCTAAAGAAAAAATAGATGCTTTTTGGAATACATTATTTAAAGCTGTAGAAACTGGTGAAAAGGTAATTTTTAAAGGATGGGGAAAATTTGAAAAAAAAGATATGAAATCTAGAAAAATAAAAATTCCTAAAAAAGATCAGCTGATTTGTACACAGCCTAAAAGTATAATAAAGTTCAGGGCAGGAAAAGTTTTTAGAAAAAGGCTGGTAGGTGCATATGAATAA
- a CDS encoding putative DNA-binding protein has product MNKKEFIKLYRSVYGENITVKESLEDIDIFLKTVEQVLKENGKVKFTKRGVFEVIDRKPRNISNPSTREIMTIYPQKTIRFRITKNIAKY; this is encoded by the coding sequence ATGAATAAAAAAGAATTTATAAAATTGTATAGAAGTGTTTATGGAGAAAATATAACTGTAAAAGAATCTTTAGAAGATATAGATATATTTTTAAAAACAGTAGAACAGGTGCTAAAAGAGAATGGAAAAGTAAAATTTACAAAAAGAGGAGTATTTGAAGTAATAGATAGAAAGCCAAGAAATATATCAAATCCTTCAACTAGAGAGATAATGACAATTTATCCCCAGAAAACAATAAGATTTAGAATAACTAAAAATATAGCAAAATACTAA
- a CDS encoding outer membrane protein: MKKVLIGLAAILASTTVFAENRYGVGIGAGVSNNIYKGDKTQAYPIPLFDVDYGNFYLKAATLGYRFYKNDKLSTSIYIDPLAGFPIKGKDMKNGYKNIDDRDFQVMGGIRLDAETGIYGIRTGLNAQFGEHGAEGRASLYKMYFANNKLTIIPGIHFRGFSKHYTDYYFGVTSKEAERSSRDNLKNEYKGGTAYSYGAVITLDYKLTENVSLDSFFGIEKFSSDISDSPIVERDWMYMIGGGIKYFF, from the coding sequence ATGAAAAAAGTTTTAATTGGGTTAGCAGCTATTTTAGCATCAACTACTGTATTTGCAGAAAACAGATATGGTGTGGGGATTGGAGCTGGAGTTTCAAATAATATTTATAAGGGAGATAAAACACAGGCATATCCAATTCCATTGTTTGATGTAGATTATGGAAATTTTTATTTGAAAGCTGCAACATTAGGATATCGTTTTTATAAAAACGATAAATTAAGTACATCAATTTATATTGATCCATTAGCTGGATTTCCTATAAAAGGAAAAGATATGAAAAATGGATATAAAAATATAGATGATCGGGATTTTCAAGTAATGGGGGGAATCAGATTAGATGCAGAAACTGGTATCTATGGAATAAGAACTGGTTTGAATGCTCAATTTGGAGAACATGGTGCTGAAGGAAGAGCAAGCTTATATAAAATGTATTTTGCAAATAATAAGCTGACTATAATACCAGGAATCCATTTTAGAGGGTTTTCAAAACACTATACAGATTATTACTTTGGAGTAACATCAAAAGAGGCAGAGAGAAGCAGCAGAGATAATTTAAAAAATGAATATAAAGGTGGAACAGCTTATTCATATGGAGCTGTAATTACACTGGACTATAAACTTACTGAAAATGTATCTCTTGATTCATTTTTCGGGATAGAGAAATTTTCATCAGATATATCTGACTCACCAATAGTGGAAAGAGACTGGATGTATATGATAGGTGGAGGAATAAAATACTTCTTCTAA
- a CDS encoding 5'-methylthioadenosine/S-adenosylhomocysteine nucleosidase, translating into MKNLFKKILLLMVFSASIAYAQVKSVTVPSHSVPKQPIIIQGPMPIEAQNLAARLENVREERTGNYIFYIGTLNDYPVIVAKTSKGMENTAAATAIAIERFKPAAVINQGTSGGHDKSLNVGDIVLGKRTFNAGNFKTLTKNEKEGSNPFEWLPMDVMASEGSAGENTDAEKVRYYEGNPMLLKAANAVKNQYKRGKVVEGTVASANFWNNEIDRINWLHEEFGSSVEEMEAASAALICEAYKVPFLTIRVLSNNKTNGGKYDPSTAKDCQDYVEKVVKEYIKMLEK; encoded by the coding sequence ATGAAAAATTTATTCAAAAAAATCTTACTTTTGATGGTGTTTTCTGCTTCAATAGCTTATGCACAAGTTAAAAGTGTGACTGTACCATCTCATTCAGTGCCAAAACAACCTATAATTATTCAAGGACCTATGCCTATTGAAGCTCAAAATCTGGCTGCAAGACTTGAAAATGTGAGAGAGGAGAGAACAGGAAATTATATTTTCTACATAGGAACATTAAATGATTATCCTGTAATTGTTGCTAAGACAAGTAAGGGAATGGAAAATACTGCTGCTGCAACAGCAATAGCAATAGAGAGATTCAAACCAGCTGCTGTAATAAATCAGGGGACTTCAGGAGGACATGACAAATCTCTGAATGTTGGAGATATTGTTTTAGGAAAAAGAACATTTAATGCTGGAAACTTTAAAACTTTGACTAAAAATGAAAAAGAGGGAAGCAATCCTTTTGAGTGGCTGCCTATGGACGTAATGGCTTCTGAAGGAAGTGCAGGAGAGAATACAGATGCAGAAAAAGTTCGTTACTATGAAGGAAATCCTATGCTTTTAAAAGCTGCCAATGCTGTAAAAAATCAATATAAAAGAGGAAAAGTAGTAGAGGGAACTGTGGCATCAGCTAACTTCTGGAATAATGAAATAGACAGAATAAACTGGCTGCATGAAGAATTTGGTTCAAGTGTGGAAGAAATGGAAGCTGCCAGTGCTGCTTTAATTTGTGAAGCATATAAAGTGCCATTTCTTACAATCAGAGTTTTATCAAACAATAAAACAAATGGTGGAAAATATGATCCTAGTACAGCAAAAGATTGTCAGGACTATGTTGAAAAAGTAGTTAAAGAATATATAAAAATGCTTGAAAAATAA
- a CDS encoding putative DNA-binding protein, which translates to MTEGEFIRFYKKRNGLKNQQEVKEKIDLFWNTLLKVLNEGEKVTFKNWGTFEEKEVKPRKIMIARINKTGYTKAKKKIRFRVGTGLQDIVNGAGTNE; encoded by the coding sequence ATGACAGAAGGGGAATTTATAAGATTCTATAAAAAGAGAAATGGACTAAAGAATCAGCAGGAAGTAAAAGAAAAGATAGACTTATTCTGGAATACATTGCTAAAAGTTCTGAATGAAGGTGAAAAGGTAACCTTTAAAAATTGGGGAACATTTGAAGAAAAAGAGGTAAAACCAAGAAAAATAATGATAGCCAGAATAAATAAAACTGGTTATACAAAAGCTAAAAAGAAGATAAGATTCAGGGTAGGAACAGGCTTGCAGGATATAGTAAATGGAGCTGGTACTAATGAATAA
- the pykF gene encoding pyruvate kinase — MKKTKIICTIGPSSETKETLKELLKSGMNMMRLNFSHGNYEEHKEKIDNFRAAQAETGIRAALMLDIKGPKIRTTKLKDGKNVNIVSGQEFIITTDKSIIGDEKMVAVTYEDIIQDVKIGEKLLIDDGLLQFSIKEIVGNKIICIALNNGELGENKGVNLPKAKVSLPAISEKDRNDLIFGCQQGVDYVAASFIRKADDVKDVRKVLDENNGKNILIISKIETQEGIDNFDEILKVSDGIMVARGDLGVEIPIEDVPIAQKMMIEKCNAAGKVVITATQMLDSMIKNPRPTRAEVNDVANAILDGTDCIMLSGESANGKYPVEAVRVMTRISEKIDPLVSKKNYFAEDMTITTAVTKGTAEISESLDTKVIVVATQSGRAARDMRRYFPKAEIVAITNNEKTANQLLIVRGITPFIDGQPENLDSFFQLAEKVSVDLKLAKKDDIIIANCGESIFKVGTTNSIKLIKIS; from the coding sequence GTGAAAAAAACTAAAATAATATGTACCATTGGACCAAGTTCTGAAACAAAAGAAACTCTAAAAGAACTCCTTAAATCGGGAATGAATATGATGAGATTAAACTTCTCCCATGGAAACTATGAAGAACATAAAGAAAAAATTGATAATTTCAGAGCAGCTCAGGCAGAAACTGGTATCAGAGCGGCTCTTATGCTTGATATCAAAGGACCCAAAATAAGAACCACTAAACTTAAAGATGGAAAGAATGTAAATATAGTATCAGGGCAGGAATTTATAATAACTACAGATAAATCTATAATTGGTGATGAAAAAATGGTTGCTGTCACTTATGAAGATATTATACAGGATGTTAAAATAGGAGAAAAACTTCTTATAGATGATGGACTTTTACAGTTCAGTATAAAAGAAATTGTAGGAAATAAAATAATCTGTATAGCTTTAAATAATGGAGAACTTGGAGAAAATAAAGGTGTCAATCTTCCAAAAGCTAAAGTCAGTCTTCCTGCCATATCTGAAAAAGACAGAAATGACCTTATTTTCGGCTGTCAGCAGGGTGTTGACTATGTAGCTGCCTCATTTATCAGAAAAGCTGATGATGTAAAAGATGTAAGAAAAGTATTAGACGAAAATAATGGTAAAAATATTCTTATAATATCTAAGATAGAAACTCAAGAAGGAATAGATAACTTTGATGAAATATTAAAAGTTTCTGATGGTATCATGGTTGCAAGAGGAGATCTTGGAGTAGAAATACCTATTGAAGATGTACCTATTGCTCAAAAGATGATGATAGAGAAATGTAATGCTGCTGGTAAAGTAGTTATTACTGCCACTCAAATGCTTGATTCTATGATTAAGAATCCAAGACCTACAAGAGCAGAAGTAAATGATGTAGCTAATGCAATTCTTGATGGAACAGACTGCATAATGCTTTCTGGTGAGTCTGCTAATGGTAAATATCCAGTAGAAGCTGTAAGAGTTATGACTAGAATATCTGAAAAGATTGATCCCCTTGTTTCCAAGAAAAACTATTTTGCAGAAGATATGACAATCACTACTGCTGTCACTAAAGGTACTGCAGAAATAAGTGAATCTCTTGATACAAAAGTTATAGTTGTTGCAACTCAATCTGGCAGAGCTGCCAGAGATATGAGAAGATATTTTCCTAAAGCTGAAATTGTAGCAATTACCAATAATGAAAAAACTGCCAACCAGCTTCTTATTGTGAGGGGAATCACTCCTTTCATTGATGGACAGCCTGAAAATCTTGATTCATTCTTCCAACTGGCAGAAAAAGTTTCAGTAGATTTGAAACTGGCAAAAAAAGATGATATTATAATAGCAAACTGCGGAGAATCTATATTTAAAGTTGGAACTACCAACTCTATAAAATTAATAAAAATAAGCTGA